From a region of the Brienomyrus brachyistius isolate T26 unplaced genomic scaffold, BBRACH_0.4 scaffold256, whole genome shotgun sequence genome:
- the LOC125728358 gene encoding uncharacterized protein LOC125728358 codes for MCELEECWQYQLLVRRSRLVFSECHHIRSLEYCTEVAEEEILHARVLDEMVACKFFAAAKKAVCLKRQRLALKAGAPFSVLVDLGGSKSYICLSIHDSTTYFSRLGRMMVTFSMKNNTWHCPCAKPHMSCPHKNIAKWHIFQINRNLFRTQLDSKPDTASQSKQEQATEDLKRAVKYIYERKKIPASLPEDTTAKPPSDYPSDLIPAETSCVLCSSSPKFDMPVNITNMAKIVTTLGIAENISTYFKRCPECQMTYRYQEWQDGLHNFDDHLVLSLELCLYLRHSLQVNLCEEDFFVALWL; via the exons ATGTGTGAACTGGAGGAATGCTGGCAATATCAGCTATTAGTACGCAGGAGTCGTCTTGTGTTCAGTGAGTGCCACCACATACGTTCACTGGAATACTGCACAGAAGTAGCGGAGGAAGAGATTCTACATGCAAGAGTTTTGGATGAAATGGTTGCATGCAAGTTCTTTGCAGCAGCAAAGAAGGCAGTGTGCTTGAAGAGACAAAGGTTAGCATTGAAAGCTGGAGCACCTTTTTCTGTCCTTGTTGATCTTGGTGGGTCAAAgtcttatatttgtttatccatCCATGACTCCACAACATATTTCAGTCGCCTTGGAAGAATGATGGTTACGTTCAGTATGAAGAACAACACGTGGCATTGTCCATGTGCTAAGCCACATATGTCATGTCCTCATAAGAACATTGCAAAGTGGCACATCTTTCAAATTAACAGGAACTTGTTCAGAACTCAGTTGGATTCAAAGCCTGACACAGCTTCACAGTCCAAACAGGAACAGGCAACAGAGGACTTGAAGAGGGCAGTGAAATACAtttatgaaagaaaaaaaattccagCAAGTCTTCCAGAGGACACAACTGCAAAACCACCATCAGACTACCCATCAGATTTAATTCCAGCGGAGACTTCATGTGTCCTTTGCTCAAGCAGTCCAAAGTTTGACATGCCAGTGAATATTACAAATATGGCCAAAATAGTAACAACCCTTGGAATTGCTGAAA ataTTTCAACCTACTTTAAGAGATGTCCTGAGTGTCAGATGACTTACCGTTATCAGGAGTGGCAAGATGGACTTCATAACTTTGATGATCATCTTGTGTTGAGCCTTGAACTATGTCTTTATTTAAGACACAGTCTTCAGGTAAATCTGTGTGAAGAGGATTTTTTTGTTGCACTGTGGCTTTGA
- the LOC125728357 gene encoding HMG domain-containing protein 3-like, with product MDLHKKAVFNLAVSDLKDPPVSYTGEQSIVDFWDAINLEMISSGFVPSQAQNPCAVKPNYEFWAPWIGPMTRKSDKVLNTEHEKMSGVKSSTEVALTLVSEDRLVDELMKQKVSTVRKLCKACNVCFKGSHTDLVIRLREEMKTRQTYDKVFQKIWGASGGWSVIVCPHGIVYSLKFNLRAESPRDFADLLLSWKHFPNVCVYDFARGLATHTNLRLPAILPFHPFEGRVAQPTVENIQSAEMKKLQACLYIAVDAPFDYTVSEEESMTTQEETLSLPHSEEPKVMTDLKTARKWYQDHHELFESPVVLPRILRMEDGDVIRSLEKLKNTEYYTEEERDTIVYPFLFQFSNVQDMHLFLENTADKGLIVFCCLV from the exons ATGGACCTGCATAAAAAGGCTGTTTTTAATTTGGCTG TCAGTGATCTCAAAGATCCACCTGTCAGCTATACTGGTGAGCAAAGCATTGTGGATTTCTGGGATGCTATCAATTTAGAGATGATTTCTTCTGGCTTTGTTCCCA GTCAGGCACAGAACCCTTGTGCTGTTAAACCAAATTATGAATTCTGGGCACCTTGGATAGGGCCAATGACCAGGAAAAGTGACAAAGTACTCAACACAGAACATGAGAAAATGTCAGGTGTCAAGTCATCTACTGAAGTGGCACTTACACTTGTATCTGAAGATCGGCTGGTTGATGAATTGATGAAACAAAAA GTGAGCACTGTCCGAAAATTGTGCAAGGCCTGTAACGTTTGTTTCAAAGGGTCCCATACTGACCTTGTTATCAGACTAAGGGAGGAGATGAAAACGAGACAGACATATGACAAAGTATTTCAGAAGATCTGGGGCGCTTCTG GTGGATGGTCAGTCATTGTGTGTCCACATGGAATTGTGTACAGCTTAAAATTCAACCTTAGAGCAGAGAGTCCAAGGGACTTTGCAGATTTGCTTCTTTCCTGGAAGCACTTTccaaatgtgtgtgtatatgattTTGCCCGTGGGCTAGCTACACATACTAACTTGAGGTTACCAGCCATCTTGCCTTTTCATCCATTTGAAGGAAGAGTGGCACAGCCTACTGTGGAGAACATTCAGTCAGCTGAGATGAAAAAACTTCAG GCTTGTCTATACATTGCTGTTGATGCCCCTTTTGACTACACAGTT TCTGAAGAGGAGTCCATGACAACCCAGGAGGAAACTTTATCTCTCCCACACTCTGAA GAGCCAAAAGTAATGACAGACCTGAAAACTGCAAGAAAATGGTACCAAGATCACCATGAACTCTTTGAGTCTCCTGTGGTCCTTCCCAGAATCCTCAGAATGGAGGATGGTGATGTGATTAGATCACTGGAGAAACTTAAAAATACTGAATATTACACTGAAGAAGAGAGAGATACCATCGtgtatccctttttatttcagttttcaaATGTTCAAGACATGCATTTGTTTTTAGAAAACACAGCCGACAAGGGCTTAATCGTGTTTTGTTGTTTAGTGTAG